A single region of the Brachypodium distachyon strain Bd21 chromosome 3, Brachypodium_distachyon_v3.0, whole genome shotgun sequence genome encodes:
- the LOC100831260 gene encoding U-box domain-containing protein 21, which yields MVTPVSLPRRLRGFRDRGGAVSSEIPLTLTVRRTPCGQQQQQPEVPAQFLCPISLEMMRDPVAAPTGITYDRESVEAWLNRGRSTCPVTGRPLRLEDLVPNHATRRLIQDWCVASGMADERAPTPRVPLSALDASELMGAVAAAAAPGDGAACRELVARAMALARDSDRDRRCLASAARAGAALSSAFCSLSRHDAQTASSAGVLEEILAAIVVFSSPLDADSMRRIACSPSSLSSVVSIMSNADLSLPHARAAAAVVLREIASSSDAQCLDAMTNTHAIYVALVNILQNPVSPQATKAALVTAYYLVTARGELAAPHMAELGIVRHLIELLVDCDKGTTEKALAALDAMLLKCEEAKGEARSLRALAVPVLVKKMHHVSDMATEFAVSALWRLCKNDDDVNGGCKAEALQAGAFQKLLLLLQVGCEGVARERASELLRMLNGAREDGAECIDTVDFKALKRPF from the coding sequence ATGGTGACGCCGGTGTCTCTCCCGCGGCGCCTCCGCGGGTTCCGcgaccgcggcggcgccgtgtcTTCCGAGATCCCGCTTACCTTGACCGTCAGACGAACACCTtgcgggcagcagcagcagcagcccgaGGTGCCGGCGCAGTTCCTCTGCCCGATCTCGCTGGAGATGATGCGGGACCCCgtggcggcgccgacggggatCACCTACGACCGGGAGAGCGTGGAAGCCTGGCTGAACCGCGGCCGCTCCACGTGCCCCGTCACCGGCCGCCCGCTGCGGCTCGAGGACCTCGTCCCCAACCACGCCACGCGGCGGCTCATCCAGGACTGGTGCGTCGCCAGCGGCATGGCCGACGAGCGCGCGCCCACGCCCCGCGTGCCGCTCTCCGCTCTCGACGCCTCGGAGCTCAtgggcgccgtcgccgccgccgcagcgcccGGGGACGGCGCCGCGTGCCGGGAGCTCGTGGCCAGGGCCATGGCGCTCGCCAGGGACAGCGACCGCGACCGCCGCTGCCTGGcgtccgccgcgcgcgccggcgccgcgctctCCTCGGCCTTCTGCAGCCTCTCTCGCCACGACGCCCAGACGGCATCATCCGCTGGCGTCCTGGAGGAGATCCTGGCTGCCATCGTCGTCTTCTCCAGCCCGCTCGACGCGGACTCCATGCGCCGCATTGCCTGCTCCCCTTCGTCCCTTTCCTCCGTGGTCTCCATCATGTCCAACGCCGATCTCTCACTCCCCCACGCCAGGGCAGCCGCGGCCGTCGTGCTCCGCGAGATCGCGTCTTCCTCCGACGCCCAATGCCTCGACGCCATGACCAACACGCATGCCATCTACGTCGCTCTTGTCAACATCTTGCAGAACCCCGTCTCGCCACAGGCCACGAAAGCCGCCCTGGTGACGGCCTACTACCTGGTGACCGCGCGCGGCGAGCTCGCCGCGCCGCACATGGCAGAGCTCGGCATCGTGCGGCACCTCATCGAGCTCCTGGTGGACTGCGACAAGGGGACGACGGAGAAGGCGCTGGCGGCGCTGGACGCGATGCTGCTCAAGTGCGAGGAGGCGAAGGGAGAAGCGCGCTCGCTGCGGGCGCTGGCGGTGCCGGTGCTCGTGAAGAAGATGCACCACGTGTCCGACATGGCCACGGAGTTCGCGGTCTCGGCGCTCTGGCGGCTCTGCAAGAACGACGATGACGTGAACGGCGGGTGTAAGGCTGAGGCGCTGCAGGCCGGAGCGTTccagaagctgctgctgctgctgcaggtggGCTGCGAGGGCGTCGCCAGGGAGCGGGCGAGCGAGCTGCTGAGGATGCTCAATGGGGCCAGGGAAGACGGCGCCGAGTGCATTGACACGGTGGATTTCAAAGCGCTCAAGAGACCATTCTGA